The Sporocytophaga myxococcoides genome contains the following window.
GTTATAGATGCAATAGGTTTATTCAAATCTGAAAATAAGGATACCTACCTTCGCATATTTCAGGATACTGATAATTTCGAGATAGAACATGAACAGGGTGTCAATATCAACAAACTTGATAAAGGCTGTCTGATCTTTAACACCAATAAAGAACAGGGATATAAAATCTGCGTGGTAGACAATACCAATAAAGGTCAGGAAGCTCAATACTGGAAAAATGATTTTCTGAAGATCAAACAACATGAAGATAATTACTTTCATACCCAGAATTTAATGAAGCTTACCAAAGAGTTTTGTAATGAAGTATTAGACAAAGAATATGAGGTAAGCAAAGCTGATCAGATTGAGCTGATGAACAGATCAGTTCAGTATTTTGCCAAAAAGGAGGTATTCAATCTTAATGAGTTTCAGGAAGAGGTGATGGGAAATGAAGAGTCTATGGTATCTGCCTTTAATACCTACAAAGAACAGTTCCAGGAGAAAAATCAGGTCAATACCTATGATGAGTTCAGTATCTCTAACGGAGCATTTAAAAGCAACAAGAAGATATTTAAAAGCATCTTAAAGCTGGACAAGAACTTCCATGTCTACATCCATGGCAACAAAGAATTCATTGAAAGAGGATATGACGAAGGGCGCCAGATGCACTACTATCAGTTATTCTTCAAGAATGAAACTTCCTAGGAAGTAACCTAGTAACAACATTTGGTTATTTTTCCTTCTTTTTAATTTCAAACGTTTCGAACAAAGCAGAGAAACCTTTATCTGTAGGGCTACAAGCATATAATCCTATATTGATTTTAGGAGCTTCCTTGTGCAAATGAGCGATTCTTATCTGCTGAAAATCTTTCTTACCATACTTTGCATAAATCTCAAAGTCTTGACCTTTTCTGATAATTTTATATTCAACCCTTCTGATATCTGCAGGAATTTCCTGGGTAGACCAGTCTGAATAGCC
Protein-coding sequences here:
- a CDS encoding nucleoid-associated protein, with product MIDFTEVKLHNIVVHNIGNSLQEEGMKLSKGPLVFKESIVKDLLMKYFLSPFKGELFYNFFHDTELALNEIYNYASKIFDDPDCFYLQTINISKHLYDKSNHHNIKGGEFYLVYFADCIVNGDVIDAIGLFKSENKDTYLRIFQDTDNFEIEHEQGVNINKLDKGCLIFNTNKEQGYKICVVDNTNKGQEAQYWKNDFLKIKQHEDNYFHTQNLMKLTKEFCNEVLDKEYEVSKADQIELMNRSVQYFAKKEVFNLNEFQEEVMGNEESMVSAFNTYKEQFQEKNQVNTYDEFSISNGAFKSNKKIFKSILKLDKNFHVYIHGNKEFIERGYDEGRQMHYYQLFFKNETS